Proteins encoded by one window of Homo sapiens chromosome 1 genomic patch of type FIX, GRCh38.p14 PATCHES HG1343_HG173_HG459_PATCH:
- the CPLANE2 gene encoding ciliogenesis and planar polarity effector 2, which yields MARPPVPGSVVVPNWHESAEGKEYLACILRKNRRRVFGLLERPVLLPPVSIDTASYKIFVSGKSGVGKTALVAKLAGLEVPVVHHETTGIQTTVVFWPAKLQASSRVVMFRFEFWDCGESALKKFDHMLLACMENTDAFLFLFSFTDRASFEDLPGQLARIAGEAPGVVRMVIGSKFDQYMHTDVPERDLTAFRQAWELPLLRVKSVPGRRLADGRTLDGRAGLADVAHILNGLAEQLWHQDQVAAGLLPNPPESAPE from the exons ATGGCCAGACCTCCCGTGCCCGGTTCGGTGGTTGTCCCAAACTGGCACGAGAGTGCCGAGGGCAAGGAGTACCTGGCTTGCATTCTGCGCAAGAACCGCCGGCGGGTGTTTG GGCTGCTTGAGCGGCCAGTGCTGCTGCCGCCTGTGTCCATTGACACTGCCAGCTACAAGATCTTTGTGTCCGGGAAGAGTGGTGTGGGCAAGACGGCGCTGGTGGCCAAGCTGGCTGGCCTGGAGGTGCCTGTGGTGCACCACGAGACCACCG GCATCCAGACCACCGTGGTATTTTGGCCAGCCAAGCTGCAGGCCAGCAGCCGTGTCGTCATGTTTCGTTTTGAGTTCTGGGACTGTGGAGAGTCTGCACTCAAAAAGTTCGATCATATGCTGCTG GCTTGCATGGAGAacacagatgccttcctcttcctcttctccttcactGACCGTGCCTCCTTTGAAGACCTCCCTGGACAGCTGGCCCGCATAGCAGGTGAGGCCCCTGGTGTCGTCAGGATGGTCATCGGCTCCAA ATTTGACCAGTACATGCACACGGACGTGCCCGAGCGGGACCTCACAGCCTTCCGGCAGGCCTGGGAGCTGCCCCTGCTACGGGTGAAGAGTGTGCCGGGGCGGCGGCTGGCTGATGGGCGCACACTGGACGGGCGGGCTGGGCTGGCCGACGTTGCCCACATACTCAATGGCCTTGCTGAGCAGCTGTGGCACCAGGACCAGGTGGCGGCTGGCCTGCTTCCCAACCCCCCAGAGAGTGCTCCTGAATGA
- the CPLANE2 gene encoding ciliogenesis and planar polarity effector 2 isoform X1, with protein sequence MARPPVPGSVVVPNWHESAEGKEYLACILRKNRRRVFGLLERPVLLPPVSIDTASYKIFVSGKSGVGKTALVAKLAGLEVPVVHHETTGIQTTVVFWPAKLQASSRVVMFRFEFWDCGESALKKFDHMLLACMENTDAFLFLFSFTDRASFEDLPGQLARIAGEAPGVVRMVIGSKYPLDLTSTCTRTCPSGTSQPSGRPGSCPCYG encoded by the exons ATGGCCAGACCTCCCGTGCCCGGTTCGGTGGTTGTCCCAAACTGGCACGAGAGTGCCGAGGGCAAGGAGTACCTGGCTTGCATTCTGCGCAAGAACCGCCGGCGGGTGTTTG GGCTGCTTGAGCGGCCAGTGCTGCTGCCGCCTGTGTCCATTGACACTGCCAGCTACAAGATCTTTGTGTCCGGGAAGAGTGGTGTGGGCAAGACGGCGCTGGTGGCCAAGCTGGCTGGCCTGGAGGTGCCTGTGGTGCACCACGAGACCACCG GCATCCAGACCACCGTGGTATTTTGGCCAGCCAAGCTGCAGGCCAGCAGCCGTGTCGTCATGTTTCGTTTTGAGTTCTGGGACTGTGGAGAGTCTGCACTCAAAAAGTTCGATCATATGCTGCTG GCTTGCATGGAGAacacagatgccttcctcttcctcttctccttcactGACCGTGCCTCCTTTGAAGACCTCCCTGGACAGCTGGCCCGCATAGCAGGTGAGGCCCCTGGTGTCGTCAGGATGGTCATCGGCTCCAAGTATCCTTTGG ATTTGACCAGTACATGCACACGGACGTGCCCGAGCGGGACCTCACAGCCTTCCGGCAGGCCTGGGAGCTGCCCCTGCTACGGGTGA